The following are encoded in a window of Rhizobium sp. WYJ-E13 genomic DNA:
- a CDS encoding Imm8 family immunity protein, producing MCIAKKSLQLAISGVTSADLPDDYWVIDLDSPDGYEAQNRHDVIFQVSFDVGPVSSLGRDLFECVVLTPNHLHRFAHPRHGLIVLEEYTYGAFRDRLKGVIRACEAPSWYECLKNLRRHFRWEYEGMYSEAELEALNS from the coding sequence GTGTGCATTGCAAAGAAAAGTCTGCAACTCGCCATTTCCGGCGTTACGTCCGCCGATCTCCCCGATGACTATTGGGTCATCGATCTCGACAGTCCAGATGGGTACGAAGCACAAAACCGGCATGATGTCATTTTCCAGGTTTCCTTCGACGTTGGACCGGTAAGTTCACTCGGCCGTGACTTGTTTGAATGTGTAGTTTTAACGCCGAACCATCTGCATCGATTTGCACACCCACGCCATGGCCTAATCGTTCTTGAGGAATACACTTACGGTGCATTCAGAGACCGCCTGAAGGGTGTTATTAGAGCGTGCGAGGCTCCCTCTTGGTATGAATGCCTGAAAAACTTGCGGAGGCATTTTCGCTGGGAGTACGAAGGTATGTATTCCGAAGCAGAGTTGGAGGCATTGAACTCTTGA